From Acidobacteriota bacterium, one genomic window encodes:
- a CDS encoding tetratricopeptide repeat protein, with the protein MKKGLTISFTLLAFGALALVLLRWLLPLMGLAGAGNEMIQPLEGLLPWLVWVLIAALALLLINLRWDRIFRGKKARRLVDEAEEWSDDFRIGNDAPLTRAQPPAPPQHPVPAIPRSKVRLFPEQLEPVERQEAVPVAAATPPPATEKARELPGPAPALPPPAAPLPKTRDRVTVAFAEEPESQVVALPNSGALRPLDPRQEADTITPSDIAKAATMAQTESLSTTYHQLPPRPEAFTGRAAALVALDSALIRHAQLLLHGPGGIGKTALALALAQQLTPHYPDAQFYLDLRGTSAHPLTTTEAQTQLLRAQPHHLPADLPAAYQAAFAGKRALLVLDNVADLQQLQPLLPPEDCLVIVTARQPLTLPDAFALKLEPLSANEATELLSRLVPRCAEAAAALAEPCGGLPLALRLVASALAQHPELTAANFAAKFAQLVTRLPDATPLETALTLSYEMLSHGLQKLWRMLAVFPDTFDVTGAAALWTLHPERALKALHRLMEFELVEGQLATGRYRLHDLKHAFAAKLLSEPDRQAAQQSHAEYYQSVLHEADALYEQGGDALQRGLGLVTRDWHNIQAGQAWAAAHAAANQAAAELCASYPDAGRYVLELRQPPRERLRWCETALAAAARLGRHKAEGRHLLAMGQACLRLGEYENARPHFDRALTIAQEFTDHSGTARALNGLGALSYEAGEFARAFDQHTQALEAARLANDPRAAAQALGGQGLAHAAMGMPDEAQATFELALAITREIGDLAGQGQAHFHFALAHEKAGERAQAVAQAQTALALLQQVESNLVDAVREQLARWR; encoded by the coding sequence ATGAAGAAAGGGCTGACCATCAGTTTTACCTTGCTTGCTTTTGGAGCGCTGGCGCTGGTGCTGCTGCGCTGGCTGTTGCCACTGATGGGCCTGGCGGGCGCGGGCAATGAAATGATTCAACCGCTCGAAGGCTTATTGCCTTGGCTGGTCTGGGTCTTGATTGCGGCGCTGGCGTTGTTGTTGATCAATCTGCGCTGGGATCGCATTTTTCGCGGGAAAAAAGCGCGCCGGCTGGTGGATGAAGCCGAAGAATGGAGCGACGATTTCCGCATTGGCAATGACGCGCCGCTGACGCGGGCACAGCCGCCCGCGCCGCCACAACACCCCGTGCCCGCCATCCCGCGCTCAAAAGTCCGGCTCTTTCCCGAACAACTCGAACCGGTCGAACGCCAGGAAGCCGTGCCTGTGGCCGCCGCTACGCCGCCGCCCGCGACAGAAAAGGCCCGCGAGCTGCCCGGCCCCGCACCTGCGTTGCCGCCGCCCGCCGCGCCGCTGCCCAAAACCCGCGACCGCGTCACGGTGGCCTTTGCCGAAGAACCTGAATCCCAAGTCGTGGCCTTGCCGAATTCCGGCGCGCTGAGGCCGCTCGACCCCCGGCAGGAAGCCGACACGATCACCCCTTCGGACATTGCCAAAGCCGCCACCATGGCCCAAACCGAGAGCCTTTCCACCACCTACCACCAGCTTCCGCCACGGCCTGAAGCCTTCACCGGGCGCGCCGCCGCGCTGGTCGCGTTGGATAGCGCGCTCATCCGTCACGCGCAACTGCTGCTGCACGGCCCTGGTGGCATTGGCAAAACCGCGCTGGCCCTGGCGCTGGCACAGCAACTGACACCGCACTATCCCGACGCACAGTTTTATCTCGACCTCAGAGGCACCAGCGCGCATCCGCTCACGACCACCGAGGCGCAAACGCAATTGCTGCGCGCGCAACCACACCACCTGCCCGCTGATTTGCCGGCGGCATATCAAGCCGCCTTCGCGGGCAAACGCGCCTTGCTCGTGCTCGATAACGTCGCTGATTTGCAACAACTACAACCGCTGCTGCCGCCCGAAGATTGTCTGGTCATCGTGACCGCGCGCCAGCCGCTGACCTTGCCCGACGCCTTCGCGCTCAAGCTCGAACCGCTCAGCGCCAACGAGGCCACCGAACTGTTAAGCCGCCTCGTTCCGCGTTGCGCCGAAGCCGCCGCCGCTCTCGCGGAACCTTGCGGCGGGCTGCCCCTGGCCTTGCGCCTGGTGGCCAGCGCGCTGGCCCAGCATCCTGAACTCACCGCAGCCAATTTCGCCGCCAAGTTCGCGCAACTCGTGACGCGCTTGCCTGACGCGACGCCCCTCGAAACGGCCCTGACGTTGAGTTACGAAATGCTCAGCCACGGCTTGCAAAAGCTCTGGCGCATGTTGGCCGTTTTCCCCGACACCTTTGACGTCACGGGCGCGGCGGCGCTCTGGACGCTACACCCCGAACGCGCGCTCAAAGCCTTGCACCGCTTGATGGAATTTGAATTGGTCGAAGGCCAACTCGCCACGGGCCGTTACCGCCTGCACGATCTCAAACACGCCTTCGCCGCCAAGCTGCTTTCCGAACCCGACCGCCAGGCCGCCCAGCAAAGCCACGCCGAGTATTATCAAAGCGTCCTGCACGAAGCCGACGCCCTTTACGAACAAGGCGGCGACGCCCTGCAACGCGGCCTCGGCCTAGTCACCCGCGACTGGCACAACATCCAGGCAGGTCAGGCGTGGGCCGCCGCCCACGCTGCCGCCAATCAAGCTGCCGCCGAATTGTGCGCCTCCTATCCCGACGCCGGGCGTTATGTATTGGAACTGCGCCAACCGCCACGCGAACGGCTGCGCTGGTGCGAAACCGCGCTCGCCGCCGCCGCCCGCCTGGGTCGCCACAAAGCCGAAGGCCGCCATCTGTTGGCAATGGGCCAAGCCTGTTTGCGCTTGGGCGAATACGAAAACGCCCGCCCGCATTTTGACCGCGCCCTGACCATCGCGCAGGAATTCACCGACCACAGCGGCACGGCGCGCGCCCTGAACGGCCTGGGCGCGCTCAGCTACGAAGCCGGTGAATTTGCCCGCGCGTTCGACCAACACACGCAAGCCCTCGAAGCCGCCCGTCTCGCTAACGACCCGCGTGCCGCCGCTCAAGCGCTCGGCGGTCAGGGCCTGGCGCACGCGGCAATGGGTATGCCAGATGAAGCGCAAGCCACATTTGAACTAGCACTCGCAATTACCCGCGAAATCGGCGATCTGGCCGGACAGGGGCAGGCGCACTTCCACTTCGCGCTGGCACATGAAAAGGCTGGTGAACGCGCCCAAGCCGTGGCCCAAGCGCAAACGGCGCTGGCGTTATTGCAGCAAGTGGAAAGCAATTTGGTTGACGCTGTGCGCGAGCAGCTTGCCCGCTGGCGGTAA
- a CDS encoding DUF481 domain-containing protein, whose translation MKLNHPTCNHKTRRTSAGRVWLLWLVLCWPVWPVLADGVAQVVLTTNTGDRLSGRVVSVTAEQVELETPYAGRINVRAAEIKSWQTDDAKLRQQMAAAWPGKLAVPTQPVNQVVSANKTEVKKPVTAPAKATKSETWQRSINLAYTFSRGNANVNDLNAALGLARKHGPQRTAFNALGRYSVRNGAQVAHLLSSTFRYEDNVGELPAFSETIFEIDRIKRLDYRFSENLGVTYPALKRDGQALNLDFGTGVTREVYSNGQQRTVATSLLRAKAEMKLNGKAQLSQQVSFFSDLLDPDNYRMQTDVSLTMPITKYLGFRVAGLNRYDNRPAAVNVKQSDFSLLTGFNISF comes from the coding sequence ATGAAGTTGAATCACCCAACGTGTAATCACAAGACGCGGCGAACCAGCGCCGGGCGTGTCTGGTTGCTCTGGCTGGTGTTGTGCTGGCCGGTGTGGCCGGTCTTGGCCGATGGCGTCGCGCAAGTCGTGCTAACCACCAACACGGGCGACCGGCTGTCGGGCCGCGTGGTCAGCGTGACCGCCGAACAGGTGGAACTGGAAACCCCGTATGCCGGGCGCATCAACGTGCGCGCCGCCGAAATCAAAAGCTGGCAGACGGATGACGCAAAACTCCGCCAACAAATGGCGGCAGCCTGGCCCGGCAAATTGGCGGTGCCAACGCAACCCGTAAACCAGGTCGTCAGCGCGAATAAAACGGAGGTGAAAAAGCCCGTCACCGCGCCCGCCAAAGCCACCAAGAGCGAGACGTGGCAGCGTTCGATCAATCTGGCGTATACGTTTTCGCGCGGCAATGCCAATGTGAATGACTTGAACGCCGCGCTCGGCCTGGCGCGCAAACACGGCCCGCAACGCACGGCGTTCAACGCGCTGGGCCGGTACAGCGTGCGCAACGGCGCACAGGTGGCGCATTTGTTGAGCAGCACCTTCCGCTATGAAGACAACGTGGGCGAACTGCCCGCGTTCAGCGAGACGATCTTTGAGATTGATCGCATCAAACGACTGGATTACCGCTTCAGCGAAAACCTGGGTGTAACTTACCCGGCGCTCAAACGCGATGGACAGGCGTTGAATCTGGATTTTGGCACTGGCGTTACCCGCGAAGTCTATAGCAATGGCCAGCAACGCACCGTCGCCACCAGCCTGTTGCGCGCCAAGGCTGAAATGAAGCTCAACGGCAAAGCGCAACTGAGCCAGCAAGTCTCGTTCTTTTCTGACCTGCTCGACCCCGACAATTACCGCATGCAAACGGATGTTTCGCTGACGATGCCGATCACCAAATACCTGGGTTTTCGCGTCGCGGGGCTGAACCGTTATGACAATCGCCCAGCGGCGGTGAATGTAAAGCAGAGCGATTTTTCGTTGCTGACTGGTTTTAACATCAGTTTTTAG
- a CDS encoding SUMF1/EgtB/PvdO family nonheme iron enzyme, whose protein sequence is MKFKSLITIIVAALALAWLVPRAATQPAGQPAGQQAGNDRGQGVKPPAERRVALVLGNGAYADNSLENPANDARGVAAALRELGFEVITDVDKDLTGMRRLIRTFGERLRGSSVALFFFAGHGVQVNGVNYLIPIGHQIEREADVRLEAVSADDVLAQMEEAGTGVNLMILDACRDNPFRSLRRSQGQRGLALVTAPSGTLIAYATAPGNTAADGKGRPNSPYTTNLLQHIRTPGLKIEDFFKRVRRGVEDLTQRKQTPWEASSLRGDFYFAAPLPEPPVNPLPVYSGEQAYWRAIEDSSDAQDFRDYLKQHPTGVYASAARVKLRRLEAVANTNSAPVTNPNPTATPPPKPTPTPAPALADAKVGGPSVRLVAMPFTTAEVDAGGMVRKFAGQPAQGFVEELGNGVKLEMVELLGGTFDMGSPSTEANHNSDEVVRRGVRINALYVGRYEVTQAQWKAVMSSLPKVGFSGDDLPVESVSWEEAVKFCKKLSAKTGREYRLPTEAEWEYTARAGAQTPFAFGATITPEIVNYNGNYPYGNAPKGSYREKTVPVGSMGVANAWGLFDMHGNVWEWCQDWYGTYDAKQFDNPKGPSSGQSRVLRGGSWNYNADNCRSASRSNNRPAIDLSDFGFRVVVSARTQ, encoded by the coding sequence GTGAAATTCAAATCCCTCATCACGATAATCGTGGCGGCGCTGGCCTTGGCGTGGCTGGTACCCCGCGCGGCAACTCAACCAGCGGGTCAACCAGCAGGGCAACAAGCAGGCAATGATCGGGGGCAAGGTGTGAAACCGCCCGCCGAGCGGCGCGTGGCGCTGGTGCTTGGCAATGGCGCGTATGCCGATAACTCGCTCGAAAACCCCGCCAACGACGCGCGTGGCGTGGCGGCGGCTTTGCGCGAACTCGGTTTCGAGGTCATCACCGACGTGGACAAAGACCTGACCGGGATGCGGCGCTTGATCCGCACCTTTGGTGAACGTTTGCGCGGCAGCAGTGTCGCGTTGTTCTTTTTCGCGGGGCACGGCGTGCAAGTGAACGGCGTGAATTACCTGATCCCCATCGGCCACCAGATTGAACGCGAGGCCGACGTGCGCCTCGAAGCTGTTTCTGCCGACGACGTGCTGGCGCAGATGGAAGAGGCTGGCACGGGCGTCAATCTGATGATCCTGGACGCTTGCCGCGACAATCCGTTCCGGTCGTTGCGTCGTTCGCAGGGGCAGCGCGGGCTGGCCCTGGTGACCGCGCCGTCGGGGACGTTGATCGCCTATGCCACCGCGCCCGGCAATACGGCGGCGGATGGCAAGGGGCGGCCCAACAGCCCGTATACGACCAATCTGTTGCAACACATCCGCACGCCGGGGCTGAAGATCGAAGACTTTTTCAAACGTGTGCGGCGCGGCGTCGAAGACCTGACCCAGCGCAAACAGACGCCGTGGGAAGCGTCATCACTGCGCGGCGATTTCTATTTTGCTGCGCCCCTGCCGGAGCCGCCAGTCAATCCGTTGCCGGTTTATAGCGGCGAGCAGGCGTATTGGCGCGCCATCGAAGACAGCAGCGATGCGCAGGATTTCCGCGATTACCTGAAGCAGCATCCGACTGGCGTTTATGCGAGTGCGGCGCGGGTGAAGCTGCGGCGGTTGGAAGCAGTGGCGAACACGAACAGCGCGCCGGTGACCAATCCAAATCCAACTGCCACGCCGCCGCCGAAACCTACGCCGACACCGGCGCCCGCGCTTGCCGACGCCAAAGTGGGTGGGCCGTCCGTGCGGTTGGTGGCCATGCCATTCACGACGGCGGAGGTGGATGCGGGCGGCATGGTGCGGAAGTTCGCGGGGCAACCAGCGCAGGGCTTTGTCGAGGAGTTGGGCAATGGTGTGAAGCTGGAAATGGTTGAACTGCTTGGCGGGACGTTCGACATGGGTTCTCCCAGCACGGAAGCGAATCATAACAGTGATGAAGTGGTGCGGCGCGGCGTGCGCATCAATGCGCTTTATGTTGGGCGCTATGAAGTGACGCAGGCGCAATGGAAGGCCGTGATGAGCAGCCTGCCGAAGGTCGGGTTTAGTGGCGATGATTTGCCAGTAGAGAGTGTGTCGTGGGAGGAGGCTGTCAAATTTTGCAAGAAGCTATCCGCGAAAACCGGGCGCGAGTACCGGCTGCCCACTGAAGCCGAGTGGGAGTATACGGCGCGCGCCGGGGCGCAAACGCCGTTTGCGTTTGGTGCAACGATTACACCGGAAATTGTCAACTACAACGGCAACTATCCCTATGGCAACGCGCCGAAGGGTAGTTACCGCGAGAAGACCGTGCCAGTAGGCAGCATGGGTGTGGCGAATGCGTGGGGTTTGTTCGATATGCATGGCAACGTGTGGGAGTGGTGTCAGGATTGGTATGGCACGTATGACGCGAAGCAATTCGATAATCCGAAGGGGCCGTCGTCGGGGCAGAGCCGGGTGCTGCGGGGCGGCTCGTGGAACTACAATGCAGACAATTGCCGTTCTGCTTCCCGCAGCAACAATCGGCCCGCCATCGACCTCAGCGATTTCGGTTTTCGTGTCGTTGTCTCTGCGAGGACTCAGTAA
- a CDS encoding Uma2 family endonuclease, with product MSKPQVSSSPLQPPPPPFNPVVEAGVADADSEPSEASVLELENGDRLTQLEFERRYDAMPQLKKAELIKGRVYVGSPVKHKRHSRPHGWLITWLGVYAAATPGTDFGDNGSVRLDDDNTPQPDAILRILTELGGQSLEDDDDYLQGAPELVVEVASSSASYDLHDKKDIYGLFGAREYIVWRTRNRGLDWFRLENNTYVRVEPGADGVIASRVFPGLRLAVPALLKGDLAAVLAELQNGLASPAHAAFVEQLAQRKSPTTDNRQPTTD from the coding sequence ATGTCCAAACCACAAGTGAGTAGCTCGCCGCTGCAACCTCCTCCGCCTCCCTTCAACCCGGTTGTTGAAGCTGGCGTGGCCGACGCCGATAGTGAACCAAGCGAAGCCAGTGTGTTGGAATTGGAGAATGGCGACCGTTTGACACAGCTGGAATTCGAGCGGCGTTACGATGCCATGCCGCAATTGAAAAAAGCCGAACTGATTAAAGGGAGGGTATACGTGGGTTCACCTGTTAAACATAAGCGTCATAGCCGTCCGCACGGTTGGCTAATTACCTGGCTTGGTGTTTATGCCGCGGCTACGCCCGGTACGGACTTCGGCGATAACGGTTCCGTGCGTTTGGACGATGACAACACACCACAGCCTGATGCGATATTGCGAATCCTGACCGAGCTTGGTGGACAGTCGCTGGAAGACGATGATGATTATTTGCAGGGCGCGCCAGAACTCGTGGTGGAAGTTGCGTCCAGCAGTGCTTCTTATGATTTGCACGACAAGAAAGACATTTATGGACTATTTGGCGCACGAGAGTACATCGTCTGGCGCACGCGCAATCGCGGGCTGGATTGGTTCCGGCTGGAAAATAACACTTACGTGCGTGTCGAACCGGGTGCCGATGGTGTGATCGCAAGCCGCGTTTTTCCCGGCTTGCGCCTGGCCGTGCCCGCTTTACTGAAAGGCGATTTAGCGGCGGTGCTGGCCGAATTGCAAAACGGTCTCGCTTCACCGGCGCACGCCGCCTTTGTCGAACAACTCGCCCAACGCAAATCACCGACAACCGACAACCGACAACCGACAACCGATTAA
- a CDS encoding Rpn family recombination-promoting nuclease/putative transposase — MSELTNPPARFFRDLLARPEAAADFLSNYLPPEVVAVLDLDAPELSKDSFIDAELRQHFSDLLYRVRLKRGGAACVYVLFEHKSTPDGWVAFQLLRYLVRIWEAEQRNGAAQLPLIFPLVFYHGPEPWRVARNFSALLAGHDLPELRRYAPEFEYHLCDLSAYGADEIKGQVRLRVWLLLLKHIFSEQLGAKLPEILTLLVQSQEQTALEYLRTVLRYVSAAGKITLADLQDALTASLPQEEGGLMQTLAETWVKQGIEQGIEQGIEQVRQTLSSLTVRQLQHRLGILDAETRAQISALPIERLEQLGEALLDFTTRAELIVWLSQRTSDSTT, encoded by the coding sequence ATGTCCGAGCTAACCAATCCGCCCGCCCGCTTTTTCAGAGACCTGCTGGCGCGGCCCGAAGCGGCGGCGGACTTTCTCAGCAACTACCTGCCACCGGAAGTCGTCGCGGTGCTCGACCTGGACGCGCCGGAATTGAGCAAAGACTCGTTCATTGACGCGGAACTACGGCAGCATTTCTCGGACTTGCTTTATCGCGTCAGGCTGAAGCGCGGCGGCGCGGCTTGCGTCTACGTGTTGTTCGAGCACAAGAGCACGCCGGATGGCTGGGTGGCCTTTCAGTTGTTGCGCTACTTGGTGCGGATTTGGGAGGCCGAGCAGCGCAACGGCGCGGCGCAATTGCCGCTGATCTTTCCGCTGGTCTTTTATCACGGGCCGGAGCCGTGGCGGGTCGCGCGCAACTTTTCAGCTTTGCTGGCCGGACACGATCTGCCGGAGTTGCGGCGGTATGCGCCGGAGTTCGAGTATCATCTGTGCGATCTGTCGGCTTACGGCGCAGACGAAATCAAAGGGCAAGTGCGCTTGCGCGTCTGGCTGCTGCTGCTCAAACATATTTTTAGCGAGCAGTTGGGCGCGAAGCTGCCGGAGATTTTGACGCTCCTGGTGCAGTCGCAGGAGCAGACGGCGCTGGAATACCTGCGCACGGTCTTGCGTTACGTTTCAGCCGCAGGGAAAATCACGCTGGCCGATTTGCAGGACGCTTTGACAGCGTCGCTGCCACAAGAAGAAGGAGGTCTGATGCAAACTTTAGCGGAAACCTGGGTTAAACAAGGGATTGAGCAAGGAATTGAGCAAGGAATCGAGCAAGTACGGCAAACCTTGAGTTCGCTCACGGTGCGGCAACTACAGCATCGGTTAGGCATTTTGGACGCGGAAACGCGCGCGCAGATTAGCGCCCTGCCGATTGAGCGACTCGAACAGTTGGGTGAAGCTTTGCTCGATTTCACCACGCGGGCTGAGTTGATTGTTTGGTTGAGTCAGCGCACGAGTGACAGCACAACCTGA
- a CDS encoding ERAP1-like C-terminal domain-containing protein: protein MNARFTFFLCCLLTAATIRITMNSEANAPAPPASGVARELARARAATISDLHYKLRFEIASGVAAIKGHADIRFRWQPSPAPVILDFRDLDANSQPREGKVSAVKINGRAINNAQQVNGHVVLPAAHFKAGENHIALQFETASAAAGRPLIRYQDRDDGSEYLYTLFMPMDASLAFPCFDQPDLKGRFTLEIKAPEAWKVAANANIARVAKPTGEPPLFTTSTFQETRPISTYLFAFATGPFVQIKDEQATALPQSYYVRQSQLKRAQAELPAVMELTRAGMRHYINFFGHEFPFTKYDQVLLPGFAYGGMEHAGATFLREDAVLFRTVPTKGDQLNRASLVLHELAHQWFGDLVTMRWFDDLWLKEGFANYMAGHALAAIQPLGFDEREMWKRFYQRHKPDAYGIDSTKGTTPIYQEVPNLKDAKSAYGAIVYEKAPSLLRALSFLIGAENFKAGVQLFLREHAYGNAEWSDLIHAFERSSKQPLTAWANAWVKQRGMPQVETVWSCDAQGKIDRFELRQRDVLGEGHRWPIKTQLLLGYADGTTERLPAQFDTASAPVKAALGKPCPAFVFGNDEDYGYGRFLLDARSRAAVSERVATTKDAFLRTLLWGALWEAVREAEMPPGEYLQLALNALPQEQDEDLTATLLNHATTAYQSYLSERARTALALQFEALCADRMQNAADLGLRITWFRAFRAIAATPAARLQLKDLLAGKLTLPGIEIKPLDRWRLLTALLARQDEDAEALLTAEKQRDAGDEGRKQAYLAEAARADAATKQRYFHDYLQNPAVPEDWIEGSLGSFNVWNQSALTLPFLQPALAALPQVKRTRKIFFGLAWLNAFIGGQQSPEALAQVQTFLRAAKLDRDLELKVLEVVDELERTVRIRQKYQ, encoded by the coding sequence ATGAATGCACGTTTCACCTTCTTTCTATGCTGTCTGCTGACGGCAGCTACCATCAGAATCACCATGAATTCCGAAGCAAATGCGCCTGCACCACCCGCCAGCGGTGTCGCCCGCGAATTGGCGCGTGCCCGCGCGGCCACGATTTCCGATTTGCACTACAAGCTCCGCTTTGAAATCGCCTCTGGCGTCGCCGCGATCAAAGGCCACGCCGACATCCGCTTTCGCTGGCAGCCTTCGCCTGCGCCGGTCATCCTTGATTTCCGCGACCTCGACGCCAACAGCCAGCCCCGCGAAGGCAAAGTCAGCGCCGTCAAAATCAATGGCCGCGCCATCAACAACGCACAACAGGTCAACGGCCATGTTGTGCTGCCCGCCGCGCATTTCAAAGCGGGCGAGAACCACATCGCGCTGCAATTTGAAACGGCGTCGGCAGCCGCCGGACGCCCGCTGATTCGTTACCAAGACCGCGATGACGGCAGCGAATACCTTTACACGCTATTTATGCCGATGGATGCGAGTCTGGCCTTTCCCTGTTTCGATCAGCCCGATTTGAAAGGACGCTTTACGTTGGAGATCAAAGCGCCGGAAGCGTGGAAAGTGGCTGCCAACGCGAACATCGCGCGCGTGGCAAAGCCGACTGGCGAGCCGCCGCTCTTCACCACCAGTACCTTTCAAGAGACACGCCCGATCAGCACTTACCTATTCGCCTTTGCCACCGGCCCGTTCGTGCAGATCAAAGACGAACAGGCCACCGCCTTGCCGCAGTCTTATTACGTGCGCCAGTCGCAATTGAAACGCGCGCAGGCCGAATTGCCCGCCGTGATGGAACTGACGCGCGCCGGGATGCGGCACTACATCAACTTCTTCGGCCATGAATTCCCGTTCACGAAATACGATCAAGTCTTGCTGCCCGGCTTCGCTTACGGCGGGATGGAGCACGCAGGCGCGACCTTTCTGCGCGAAGACGCCGTGCTGTTCCGCACCGTGCCGACCAAGGGCGATCAACTCAATCGCGCCTCGCTGGTCTTGCACGAACTGGCGCACCAGTGGTTTGGCGATCTGGTGACGATGCGCTGGTTCGATGATCTGTGGTTGAAAGAGGGCTTTGCCAATTACATGGCCGGGCACGCGCTGGCGGCCATTCAACCGCTCGGCTTCGATGAGCGCGAAATGTGGAAGCGGTTTTATCAACGGCACAAACCGGACGCTTACGGCATTGATTCCACCAAAGGTACGACGCCGATCTATCAAGAAGTGCCCAACCTGAAAGACGCCAAATCGGCGTATGGCGCAATCGTCTATGAAAAAGCGCCCAGCCTGTTGCGCGCGCTTTCCTTTTTGATCGGCGCGGAAAATTTCAAAGCCGGCGTGCAGTTGTTTTTGCGCGAACACGCATACGGCAACGCTGAATGGAGCGACCTGATTCACGCTTTCGAGCGCTCATCAAAGCAACCGCTCACCGCCTGGGCCAACGCTTGGGTCAAGCAGCGCGGCATGCCGCAAGTCGAAACCGTGTGGAGTTGCGACGCGCAAGGCAAAATTGATCGCTTTGAATTGCGCCAACGCGATGTGCTGGGCGAAGGCCACCGCTGGCCCATCAAAACGCAATTGCTGCTGGGTTACGCTGACGGCACGACCGAGCGCCTGCCCGCCCAATTCGACACCGCCAGCGCGCCCGTCAAAGCCGCCCTCGGCAAGCCTTGCCCGGCGTTTGTATTCGGCAACGACGAAGATTACGGCTACGGCCGCTTCCTGCTCGACGCGCGCAGCCGTGCCGCCGTCAGTGAACGCGTTGCCACCACAAAAGACGCCTTCCTGCGCACGCTGCTCTGGGGCGCGCTCTGGGAAGCCGTGCGTGAAGCTGAAATGCCGCCGGGTGAATATCTGCAACTCGCGCTGAACGCGTTGCCGCAGGAACAGGACGAAGACTTGACTGCAACGCTGCTCAATCACGCGACCACAGCGTATCAATCCTATCTGTCTGAGCGGGCGCGCACAGCCCTGGCGCTGCAATTCGAAGCCTTGTGCGCTGACCGTATGCAAAACGCCGCAGACTTGGGCCTGCGCATCACCTGGTTCCGCGCCTTCCGTGCGATTGCCGCGACGCCCGCCGCGCGCCTGCAATTGAAAGACCTGCTCGCGGGCAAACTCACGCTGCCCGGCATCGAGATCAAACCGCTGGATCGCTGGCGGCTGCTCACAGCGTTATTGGCTCGGCAAGACGAAGACGCCGAAGCGCTGCTGACCGCCGAAAAACAGCGCGATGCCGGTGACGAGGGCCGCAAGCAAGCTTATTTGGCCGAAGCTGCCCGCGCTGATGCCGCCACCAAGCAACGCTATTTTCACGATTACCTGCAAAACCCCGCCGTGCCCGAAGACTGGATCGAGGGCAGCCTGGGTTCATTCAACGTCTGGAATCAAAGCGCGCTGACGTTGCCGTTTTTGCAACCGGCGCTGGCCGCACTGCCGCAGGTCAAACGCACGCGCAAAATTTTCTTTGGCCTGGCCTGGCTCAATGCTTTTATCGGCGGGCAGCAATCGCCGGAAGCGCTGGCGCAGGTGCAGACCTTTTTGCGCGCGGCCAAGCTTGACCGCGATTTGGAATTGAAGGTTTTGGAAGTGGTGGATGAGTTGGAACGGACGGTGCGGATTCGTCAGAAGTATCAGTAG